From one Perca fluviatilis chromosome 10, GENO_Pfluv_1.0, whole genome shotgun sequence genomic stretch:
- the LOC120567153 gene encoding zinc finger BED domain-containing protein 4-like has product MTSNYTKSCYNVKRWSGPTLLPIWPLHSTECYNIGEIDRCRVHVVLRDNARNMVKALNDANLASLPCMAHALQLAVNEGLLSQRSITDVVKTGRKIVGHFKHSPQAYSRFHDIQQQLGQPRKCLQKDVITRWNRTFYMLESLIEQRRALGAFATEHDLPATLTTHQWGLIENVLTLLAPFEELTREISLSTATAADVIPAINVLKRLLEERADTDVGVGTTKATLSEAVQRRFSDVEKEPLYTLATVLDPMLVQ; this is encoded by the exons ATGACTTCCAACTACACCAAGTCATGTTACAATGTCAAGAGATGGTCGGGTCCCACACTGCTGCCAATCTGGCCTTTGCATTCGACAGAATGTTACAACATTGGGGAAATCGACAGGTGTAGGGTGCATGTGGTGTTGCGAGACAATGCAAGGAACATGGTCAAAGCACTGAATGACGCCAACTTGGCTAGTTTGCCCTGCATGGCGCACGCATTACAGTTGGCGGTGAACGAGGGTCTGCTGTCACAACGAAGCATTACTGACGTGGTGAAAACTGGGAGGAAAATTGTTGGACATTTTAAACACTCACCACAGGCCTACTCGCGATTTCATGATATCCAGCAACAGCTGGGCCAACCAAGGAAATGCCTGCAGAAAGATGTCATCACAAGATGGAACAGAACTTTCTATATGCTAGAATCGCTGATTGAGCAGAGACGTGCGCTAGGAGCATTCGCTACGGAGCATGACCTACCGGCCACTCTCACTACGCACCAGTGGGGGTTAATTGAGAACGTGCTCACTCTCCTCGCTCCTTTCGAAGAACTTACAAGAGAAATAAGCTTATCGACAGCAACCGCTGCAGACGTCATTCCAGCAATCAACGTGCTGAAACGGCTTTTGGAGGAAAGAGCTGATACAGATGTCGGAGTGGGCACCACAAAAGCAACCTTGTCGGAGGCAGTCCAAAGAAGGTTTAGTGACGTCGAAAAGGAGCCCCTTTACACATTGGCAACAGTTCTTGACCCGATGTTG GTACAATAA